A DNA window from Syngnathus typhle isolate RoL2023-S1 ecotype Sweden linkage group LG2, RoL_Styp_1.0, whole genome shotgun sequence contains the following coding sequences:
- the bhlhe23 gene encoding class E basic helix-loop-helix protein 23, giving the protein MNASDENLLKSISNDALLDLTQRYGQSAFGFGAGHGAGTPGRFPLTPAADFLSGQTAKSNESGGEHTSDDEDAFDSLESRKRGAPFGDDKPGGPLAKKSKEQRSLRLSINARERRRMHDLNDALDGLRAVIPYAHSPSVRKLSKIATLLLAKNYILMQAQALEEMRRLVAYLNQGQSLTSPIPAALAPFGQAAAVYPFSGSALASCAEKCSNFSGTPSTLFKHCNDKP; this is encoded by the coding sequence ATGAACGCCAGCGATGAGAATCTGCTCAAGTCCATCAGCAACGACGCGCTCCTCGACCTGACGCAGCGCTACGGCCAGTCAGCCTTCGGCTTTGGCGCTGGCCATGGTGCTGGAACCCCCGGCCGCTTCCCACTCACGCCGGCTGCCGACTTCCTCAGCGGGCAGACGGCTAAGTCTAACGAGAGCGGCGGGGAGCACACCAGTGACGACGAGGACGCCTTCGACTCGCTGGAATCCCGTAAAAGAGGCGCGCCCTTCGGGGACGACAAGCCCGGGGGTCCCCTGGCCAAGAAGTCCAAGGAGCAGCGCTCCCTGCGGCTCAGTATCAACGCCCgtgagaggaggaggatgcaCGACCTGAACGACGCGTTGGACGGCCTAAGAGCCGTCATCCCCTACGCCCACAGCCCGTCGGTGAGAAAACTCTCCAAAATAGCCACTCTCCTCCTGGCCAAGAACTACATCCTCATGCAGGCTCAGGCTTTGGAGGAGATGCGGCGGCTGGTGGCCTACCTCAACCAGGGACAAAGCCTCACGTCGCCCATCCCCGCCGCCCTGGCGCCCTTCGGCCAAGCCGCCGCCGTGTATCCCTTCTCGGGCTCGGCTCTGGCCAGCTGCGCCGAGAAGTGTTCCAACTTCTCGGGAACCCCGTCAACTCTGTTTAAACATTGTAATGACAAGCCTTGA
- the slc17a9b gene encoding solute carrier family 17 member 9b isoform X1 — protein sequence MAVIQKHGKNYGPDLLCHKENHPADKLGVTGCHKKWAEHNNNWSRPVARVWTVVLLLGTCLLYCARVAMPICAVSMAEKFNWSKRESGMVLGSFFWGYCFTQVFGGYVSDRVGGEKVLLLSAAAWGSMTAFTPILAHFCSQPIFSMTLARFLMGLLQGVHYPSLASLCSQKVVESERGFLMSTVGSGSYLGTLVIGGAGSLMLDLYGWESVFYVSGLLAVTWAYCMWKYLLKGEGPIITLESLGNGGPQSKLTKRHWLRLFKQPAVCAVIITHLCTASTFFTLLSWLPTFFKDTFPDAKGWVFNVIPWLVAIPSSVFSGYLADHLVSQGFDTAFVRKLMQFFSMGVSSVFTLLLCGNTTFSWAIAFVSATMGLTTFSHSGVSVNVQDLAPSCAGALFGVMNTCGAFSGVLMVYFSGYLIETTGSWSSMFGLITVVNLLGLCIFLVFAEARRIDIDPSKIRNHHIHI from the exons ATGGCAGTGATTCAAAAACATGGCAAAAACTATGGTCCAGATTTGCTCTGTCACAAGGAGAACCATCCGGCCGACAAGCTTGGAGTCACTGGATGTCACAAGAAGTGGGCTGAACACAACAATAACTGGTCAAG GCCGGTGGCAAGGGTATGGACAGTGGTGCTCCTACTTGGTACGTGCCTCCTCTACTGTGCTCGGGTGGCCATGCCCATCTGTGCGGTCAGCATGGCGGAGAAGTTCAACTGGAGCAAGAGGGAGTCTGGCATGGTTCTGGGAAGCTTCTTTTGGGGTTACTGCTTCACGCAAGTGTTTGGAGGCTACGTCAGTGACCG GGTGGGAGGAGAAAAAGTCCTCCTGCTCTCTGCAGCTGCCTGGGGCTCCATGACAGCCTTCACTCCCATCTTGGCCCATTTTTGCTCCCAGCCGATCTTCTCAATGACACTGGCTCGCTTTCTCATGGGCCTTTTACAAG GTGTTCATTACCCTTCTTTGGCAAGCCTGTGCTCTCAGAAGGTGGTGGAGAGTGAGAGAGGCTTCCTCATGAGCACCGTGGGCAGCGGCTCTTACCTGGG GACCCTCGTAATCGGAGGGGCTGGTTCCCTCATGCTGGACTTGTACGGCTGGGAGAGCGTCTTCTATGTGTCGGGTTTGCTGGCAGTAACGTGGGCATACTGCATGTGGAAATACTTACTCAAAGGAGAAG GGCCAATCATCACGCTGGAGTCTTTGGGAAATGGTGGTCCACAGTCCAAATTGACCAAGAGGCACTGGTTGCGGCTCTTCAAACAGCCTGCAGTCTG CGCCGTGATCATTACACACCTTTGCACAGCGAGCACGTTCTTCACTTTGTTGTCATGGCTGCCAACCTTCTTTAAAGACACCTTCCCTGATGCTAAG GGTTGGGTGTTCAATGTCATTCCTTGGTTGGTAGCAATCCCCTCATCGGTCTTTAGCGGCTACCTGGCGGACCACCTCGTAAGTCAAG GCTTTGACACGGCCTTTGTGAGGAAGTTAATGCAG TTTTTTTCGATGGGGGTTTCCAGCGTGTTTACCCTGCTTTTGTGCGGCAACACCACGTTCTCCTGGGCCATAGCGTTTGTGTCGGCCACAATGGGCCTCACCACCTTCAGTCACAG TGGGGTATCTGTAAACGTTCAAGATCTCGCTCCATCTTGTGCAGGGGCCTTGTTCG GTGTTATGAACACATGCGGCGCATTCTCAG gggtccTTATGGTGTATTTCTCTGGGTATCTCATCGAGACCACAGGCTCATGGTCGTCCATGTTTGGCCTCATCACCGTCGTCAATCTGCTTGGCCTTTGCATCTTCTTGGTCTTTGCTGAGGCCCGCCGCATTGACATTGACCCTAGCAAGATACGCAATCACCACATCCATATTTGA
- the slc17a9b gene encoding solute carrier family 17 member 9b isoform X3 yields MAVIQKHGKNYGPDLLCHKENHPADKLGVTGCHKKWAEHNNNWSRPVARVWTVVLLLGTCLLYCARVAMPICAVSMAEKFNWSKRESGMVLGSFFWGYCFTQVFGGYVSDRVGGEKVLLLSAAAWGSMTAFTPILAHFCSQPIFSMTLARFLMGLLQGVHYPSLASLCSQKVVESERGFLMSTVGSGSYLGTLVIGGAGSLMLDLYGWESVFYVSGLLAVTWAYCMWKYLLKGEGPIITLESLGNGGPQSKLTKRHWLRLFKQPAVCAVIITHLCTASTFFTLLSWLPTFFKDTFPDAKGWVFNVIPWLVAIPSSVFSGYLADHLVSQGFDTAFVRKLMQFFSMGVSSVFTLLLCGNTTFSWAIAFVSATMGLTTFSHSGVSVNVQDLAPSCAGALFGVMNTCGAFSAASQRPRQMNE; encoded by the exons ATGGCAGTGATTCAAAAACATGGCAAAAACTATGGTCCAGATTTGCTCTGTCACAAGGAGAACCATCCGGCCGACAAGCTTGGAGTCACTGGATGTCACAAGAAGTGGGCTGAACACAACAATAACTGGTCAAG GCCGGTGGCAAGGGTATGGACAGTGGTGCTCCTACTTGGTACGTGCCTCCTCTACTGTGCTCGGGTGGCCATGCCCATCTGTGCGGTCAGCATGGCGGAGAAGTTCAACTGGAGCAAGAGGGAGTCTGGCATGGTTCTGGGAAGCTTCTTTTGGGGTTACTGCTTCACGCAAGTGTTTGGAGGCTACGTCAGTGACCG GGTGGGAGGAGAAAAAGTCCTCCTGCTCTCTGCAGCTGCCTGGGGCTCCATGACAGCCTTCACTCCCATCTTGGCCCATTTTTGCTCCCAGCCGATCTTCTCAATGACACTGGCTCGCTTTCTCATGGGCCTTTTACAAG GTGTTCATTACCCTTCTTTGGCAAGCCTGTGCTCTCAGAAGGTGGTGGAGAGTGAGAGAGGCTTCCTCATGAGCACCGTGGGCAGCGGCTCTTACCTGGG GACCCTCGTAATCGGAGGGGCTGGTTCCCTCATGCTGGACTTGTACGGCTGGGAGAGCGTCTTCTATGTGTCGGGTTTGCTGGCAGTAACGTGGGCATACTGCATGTGGAAATACTTACTCAAAGGAGAAG GGCCAATCATCACGCTGGAGTCTTTGGGAAATGGTGGTCCACAGTCCAAATTGACCAAGAGGCACTGGTTGCGGCTCTTCAAACAGCCTGCAGTCTG CGCCGTGATCATTACACACCTTTGCACAGCGAGCACGTTCTTCACTTTGTTGTCATGGCTGCCAACCTTCTTTAAAGACACCTTCCCTGATGCTAAG GGTTGGGTGTTCAATGTCATTCCTTGGTTGGTAGCAATCCCCTCATCGGTCTTTAGCGGCTACCTGGCGGACCACCTCGTAAGTCAAG GCTTTGACACGGCCTTTGTGAGGAAGTTAATGCAG TTTTTTTCGATGGGGGTTTCCAGCGTGTTTACCCTGCTTTTGTGCGGCAACACCACGTTCTCCTGGGCCATAGCGTTTGTGTCGGCCACAATGGGCCTCACCACCTTCAGTCACAG TGGGGTATCTGTAAACGTTCAAGATCTCGCTCCATCTTGTGCAGGGGCCTTGTTCG GTGTTATGAACACATGCGGCGCATTCTCAG CAGCATCACAGCGCCCGCGACAGATGAATGAATAA
- the slc17a9b gene encoding solute carrier family 17 member 9b isoform X2, whose product MAVIQKHGKNYGPDLLCHKENHPADKLGVTGCHKKWAEHNNNWSRPVARVWTVVLLLGTCLLYCARVAMPICAVSMAEKFNWSKRESGMVLGSFFWGYCFTQVFGGYVSDRVGGEKVLLLSAAAWGSMTAFTPILAHFCSQPIFSMTLARFLMGLLQGVHYPSLASLCSQKVVESERGFLMSTVGSGSYLGTLVIGGAGSLMLDLYGWESVFYVSGLLAVTWAYCMWKYLLKGEGPIITLESLGNGGPQSKLTKRHWLRLFKQPAVCAVIITHLCTASTFFTLLSWLPTFFKDTFPDAKGWVFNVIPWLVAIPSSVFSGYLADHLVSQGFDTAFVRKLMQFFSMGVSSVFTLLLCGNTTFSWAIAFVSATMGLTTFSHSGVSVNVQDLAPSCAGALFGVMNTCGAFSESSITAPATDE is encoded by the exons ATGGCAGTGATTCAAAAACATGGCAAAAACTATGGTCCAGATTTGCTCTGTCACAAGGAGAACCATCCGGCCGACAAGCTTGGAGTCACTGGATGTCACAAGAAGTGGGCTGAACACAACAATAACTGGTCAAG GCCGGTGGCAAGGGTATGGACAGTGGTGCTCCTACTTGGTACGTGCCTCCTCTACTGTGCTCGGGTGGCCATGCCCATCTGTGCGGTCAGCATGGCGGAGAAGTTCAACTGGAGCAAGAGGGAGTCTGGCATGGTTCTGGGAAGCTTCTTTTGGGGTTACTGCTTCACGCAAGTGTTTGGAGGCTACGTCAGTGACCG GGTGGGAGGAGAAAAAGTCCTCCTGCTCTCTGCAGCTGCCTGGGGCTCCATGACAGCCTTCACTCCCATCTTGGCCCATTTTTGCTCCCAGCCGATCTTCTCAATGACACTGGCTCGCTTTCTCATGGGCCTTTTACAAG GTGTTCATTACCCTTCTTTGGCAAGCCTGTGCTCTCAGAAGGTGGTGGAGAGTGAGAGAGGCTTCCTCATGAGCACCGTGGGCAGCGGCTCTTACCTGGG GACCCTCGTAATCGGAGGGGCTGGTTCCCTCATGCTGGACTTGTACGGCTGGGAGAGCGTCTTCTATGTGTCGGGTTTGCTGGCAGTAACGTGGGCATACTGCATGTGGAAATACTTACTCAAAGGAGAAG GGCCAATCATCACGCTGGAGTCTTTGGGAAATGGTGGTCCACAGTCCAAATTGACCAAGAGGCACTGGTTGCGGCTCTTCAAACAGCCTGCAGTCTG CGCCGTGATCATTACACACCTTTGCACAGCGAGCACGTTCTTCACTTTGTTGTCATGGCTGCCAACCTTCTTTAAAGACACCTTCCCTGATGCTAAG GGTTGGGTGTTCAATGTCATTCCTTGGTTGGTAGCAATCCCCTCATCGGTCTTTAGCGGCTACCTGGCGGACCACCTCGTAAGTCAAG GCTTTGACACGGCCTTTGTGAGGAAGTTAATGCAG TTTTTTTCGATGGGGGTTTCCAGCGTGTTTACCCTGCTTTTGTGCGGCAACACCACGTTCTCCTGGGCCATAGCGTTTGTGTCGGCCACAATGGGCCTCACCACCTTCAGTCACAG TGGGGTATCTGTAAACGTTCAAGATCTCGCTCCATCTTGTGCAGGGGCCTTGTTCG GTGTTATGAACACATGCGGCGCATTCTCAG AAAGCAGCATCACAGCGCCCGCGACAGATGAATGA
- the LOC133143423 gene encoding glucose-induced degradation protein 8-B homolog — MLRRSDLVEGFIIMSYAEKPDDITRDEWMDKLNNVHIQRADMNRLIMNYLVTEGFKEAAEKFRMESGIEPSVDLESLDERIKIREMILKGQIQDAIALINSLHPELLDTNRYLYFHLQQQHLIELIRLRETEAALEFAQSQLAEQGEESRECLTEMERTLALLAFDNPEESPFGDLLNMMQRQKVWSEVNQSVLDYENRESTPKLAKLLKLLLWAQNELDQKKVKYPKMTDLSKGTIEEPK, encoded by the exons ATGCTGCGAAGAAGCGACTTGGTTGAAG GATTTATCATCATGAGTTATGCAGAGAAACCAGACGACATAACGAGGGACGAATGGATGGATAAACTCAACAATGTCCACATTCAGAGAGCTGATATGAACAGACTTATTATGAACTATTTGGTGACAG AGGGCTTCAAGGAGGCGGCGGAGAAGTTCAGAATGGAGTCTGGGATTGAGCCAAGTGTGGATTTGGAATCGCTTGATGAGAGAATAAAGATTAGAGAAATGATACTGAAGGGGCAGATCCAGGATGCCATTGCGCTCATCAACAGTCTGCATCCGGAACTGCTGGATACCAATCGCTATCTTTACTTTCACTTGCAG cagcagcatcttATTGAGCTCATTCGCTTGAGGGAGACGGAAGCTGCCCTCGAATTTGCTCAGTCCCAGTTAGCGGAGCAAGGGGAGGAGAGCCGAGAATGTCTGACTGAGATGGAAAGGACGCTGGCCCTGCTGGCGTTCGATAACCCTGAGGAGTCACCTTTTGGAGATCTGCTCAATATGATGCAGAGACAAAAG GTGTGGAGCGAAGTGAACCAATCTGTACTCGACTATGAAAATCGTGAGTCAACACCCAAGTTGGCCAagctcctgaagctgctgctgtGGGCTCAAAATGAACTCGATCAAAAGAAAGTCAAGTATCCCAAAATGACAGACCTCAGTAAGGGGACCATCGAGGAACCAAAATAA